The following coding sequences are from one Lolium rigidum isolate FL_2022 chromosome 6, APGP_CSIRO_Lrig_0.1, whole genome shotgun sequence window:
- the LOC124661986 gene encoding protein BREAST CANCER SUSCEPTIBILITY 1 homolog: MVNMKIETDDGNLEVLQQRQMQNEAMASQSSCRTKPSLAGKNASPGVNASNTKIRKGLGKDGKFEVNEGTTGLRPPTPINLFEDECVFCHSFRTSEEFHGPMVQYQNGRIVSTNEGNPTNTIYVHKKCMYWAPRVYLNGDIIVNMEKEISRASRLKCSRCNLPGAALGCYNEPCGQTYHVPCARMMVPKCRWDVKNLNVLCPKHESDPLPGDESSPIMESNISSPILQNQYLDKQVMHVIYRREDQQVDQLNTSSSSSLPRGQYSDIEGISADYQREEKQMKHSRTPVNQWVLLGSVLSASEKDSLKEFASLTNSTLVEEWDKNVTHVIVGRGAGSKSLNESYEVLMATLSGKWVVTAGWIVDCLVEAIPRPKTCLAEPIPGPEISYEVTSIDGPKKGRAEATEMAPKLFSGLHFLLSAYMKSEDTGNIKDLIVAAGGQVLDEMSPCSLQENSDKNPAKVYFVYACTYCLDLGKEMEEAVKYQDSGAQVISEWSLYGAIAAYDVRILERIST; the protein is encoded by the exons atggtcaacatgaaaatagAAACTGATGATGGCAATCTTGAGGTTCTGCAACAAAGACAGATGCAGAACGAGGCAATGGCTAGTCAAAGCAGTTGTCGGACCAAACCAAGTCTTGCTGGG AAAAATGCGTCACCAGGTGTTAATGCAAGTAACACTAAAATACGCAAAGGTTTGGGGAAAGATGGCAAGTTCGAAGTCAATGAAGGTACTACTGGATTGAGAccgccaacaccaatcaacttatttgaagatGAATGTGTTTTCTGCCATTCATTTAGAACTAGTGAGGAG TTTCATGGTCCGATGGTACAATATCAGAATGGAAGGATTGTGTCTACCAATGAGGGCAACCCAACCAATACCATTTATGTCCATAAAAAGTGCATGTACTG GGCCCCAAGAGTATATCTCAATGGTGATATTATTGTTAACATGGAGAAGGAAATCAGTCGTGCTTCAAGATTGAAATGCAGCAGATGCAACCTCCCAGGAGCAGCTCTTGGTTGTTATAACGAACCGTGCGGTCAAACTTATCATGTTCCATGTGCAAGGATGATGGTACCAAAATGCCGTTGGGATGTT AAAAATCTCAATGTTTTGTGCCCCAAGCATGAATCCGATCCATTACCAGGTGATGAGAGCTCACCAataatggaaagtaacatttcTTCGCCCATCCTTCAGAA TCAATATTTAGATAAACAAGTAATGCATGTCATTTATAGAAGGGAAGATCAACAAGTAGATCAGCTGAACACTTCAAGTTCTTCTTCCTTGCCTCGGGG TCAATATTCGGACATAGAAGGAATTTCTGCCGATTACCAGAGAGAAGAAAAACAAATGAAGCACTCTAGAACCCCTGTGAATCAATGGGTCCTACTCGGTTCAGTTTTAAGTGCATCGGAGAAG GATTCCCTCAAGGAATTTGCTTCCTTGACCAATTCAACCTTGGTTGAGGAATGGGACAAAAATGTGACTCATGTTATTGTGGGTAGAGGTGCTGGTAGTAAATCTCTAAATGAATCATATGAGGTCCTGATGGCAACACTCTCTGGGAAATGGGTTGTTACAGCTGGAT GGATTGTGGATTGCTTAGTGGAGGCGATTCCACGTCCAAAAACTTGCTTGGCAGAGCCAATTCCAGGTCCAGAAATTTCTTACGAGGTGACATCGATTGATGGACCAAAGAAAGGAAGAGCTGAAGCAACTGAAATG GCACCAAAACTGTTCTCAGGACTTCATTTCTTACTCAGCGCCTACATGAAGTCAGAAGACACCGGAAACATAAAAGATCTCATAGTAGCCGCCGGAGGGCAGGTACTAGATGAAATGAGCCCATGTTCATTACAGGAGAATTCGGACAAAAATCCAGCCAAGGTATACTTCGTCTATGCTTGCACTTATTGCCTTGATCTTggcaaggagatggaggaggccgTCAAGTACCAGGACTCAGGAGCGCAGGTGATCAGCGAGTGGAGTCTGTATGGCGCTATCGCGGCTTATGATGTGCGGATCCTGGAACGGATATCTACTTGA
- the LOC124665337 gene encoding protein EXECUTER 2, chloroplastic-like gives MPAACATPAAARPPLPVSRRLPPPSAAHVLSRRALSSSTTACRCTTASAAPSTWDWTRWSRHFAEVDQAESYASVLSFQLEEAVDTEDFAEAATLKRAILEASADDAVAHVMAELKSAIEEQRYQDASRLTKLAGTSLVGWWVGYAKDTDDSIGRIVRISPGVGRYVAKSYSPRQLVTASSGSPLFEIFLVRDQDETYTMKVVHLRPTKGTSSTSSISSTATEDPVKVESGSSLESSALPEGITEEANTDTTLKGTEDVEEKVQDVGRTKESGVEGLKSVLNFFKSRIPEFKVQVINVDVPEETELVADSSEELVQDDVKSTSESSLEEPSTEEFQEEDASDEDSDSNDDKSPEVKLFISGVVHNKDDAGAKSYVRVPAEINNLERDSFELYIPGKGSDRDLAETKAAKQKVADMAAKLASELMPSDVAKALWGTTKSSSKINKEVQELLKLTLSKARVKLTENTIFNRITTDSNGSDPFNGLYVGAFSPYGPEVVQLRRKFGHWNSTDEVGFFEYVEAVKLTGDLSVPAGQITFRAKVGKGSRLENRGAYPEEFGVTASYKGQGRIAQPGFKNPRWVDGELLVLNGKSAIPHLGGAELGFLYSVPEQSFLVLFDRLTLPE, from the exons ATGCCCGCCGCCTGcgccacgccggcggcggcgcggccgcccctcccggtctcccgccgcctcccgccgccctccgccgcgcacgtgctctcccgccgcgccctctcctcctccaccactgccTGCCGCTGCACCACCGCCTCCGCGGCCCCCTCCACCTGGGACTGGACCCGCTGGAGCCGCCACTTCGCCGAGGTCGACCAGGCCGAGAGCTACGCCTCCGTCCTCAGCTTCCAGCTCGAGGAGGCCGTCGACACCGAGGACTTCGCAGAGGCCGCCACCCTCAAGCGCGCCATCCTCGAGGCCTCCGCCGACGACGCCGTAGCACACGTCATGGCAGAGCTCAAG AGCGCTATAGAGGAACAGCGCTACCAGGACGCGTCCAGGCTGACGAAGCTCGCCGGAACCAGCTTG GTAGGTTGGTGGGTGGGATATGCTAAGGACACTGATGACTCGATTGGGAGAATTGTGCGGATAAGCCCTGGTGTTGGGAGATATGTCGCTAAGAGTTACAGCCCAAG GCAATTGGTCACTGCATCTTCTGGGTCTCCATTATTTGAGATATTCCTTGTCAGAGACCAAGACGAGACGTATACAATGAAG GTAGTACACTTGCGACCAACAAAAGGAACTTCAAGTACATCGTCCATATCATCAACAGCTACAGAAGACCCAGTTAAGGTGGAGAGTGGAAGTTCACTGGAAAGTAGTGCTTTACCTGAAGGTATTACAGAGGAAGCAAATACAGATACTACGCTAAAAGGAACTGAAGACGTCGAGGAGAAAGTACAAGATGTTGGAAGAACCAAGGAAAGTGGCGTTGAAGGGTTGAAAAGTGTTCTGAATTTTTTTAAGTCTCGGATCCCCGAGTTCAAAGTTCAAGTAATAAATGTAGATGTGCCTGAAGAAACTGAATTAGTCGCAGATTCATCAGAAGAATTAGTGCAAGATGATGTGAAGAGCACATCAGAGAGTTCATTGGAAGAGCCTAGCACTGAGGAATTTCAGGAGGAAGATGCTTCTGATGAAGATTCAGACTCGAATGATGACAAGAGTCCAGAAGTGAAGCTTTTCATTAGTGGAGTAGTTCACAATAAAGATGATGCTGGAGCAAAATCCTATGTTCGAGTTCCTGCTGAAATTAATAACTTGGAAAGGGACTCCTTTGAACTGTACATTCCTGGAAAAGGTTCTGATCGGGATCTGGCTGAAACAAAGGCTGCAAAACAGAAAGTCGCGGATATGGCTGCTAAATTAGCATCAGAGCTCATGCCCTCTGATGTTGCAAAGGCGTTATGGGGTACCACCAAGAGTTCTTCAAAG ATAAATAAAGAAGTTCAGGAGCTTTTAAAGCTTACGTTGAGCAAGGCCAGAGTCAAGCTGACTGAAAATACCATTTTTAATCGGATCACTACGGACTCAAATGGCTCAGATCCATTTAATG GTCTCTATGTAGGAGCATTTAGTCCATATGGACCTGAAGTTGTGCAGCTCCGTCGAAAGTTCGGTCACTGGAATAGTACTGATGAAGTGGGGTTTTTCGAGTATGTTGAAGCAGTTAAGTTGACTGGTGATCTTAGTGTCCCTGCTGGACAG ATAACGTTCCGTGCTAAGGTTGGGAAGGGCAGCCGCCTTGAGAATCGTGGTGCATATCCAGAAGAGTTTGGTGTG ACTGCCAGTTATAAAGGCCAGGGGAGAATAGCACAACCTGGATTCAAAAACCCGCGATGGGTGGACGGTGAGCTATTGGTGCTTAATGGGAAG AGTGCGATCCCACATCTCGGTGGCGCAGAGCTCGGTTTCCTGTACAGCGTGCCCGAGCAGAGCTTCTTGGTTCTGTTTGACCGCCTTACACTTCCAGAGTGA